A DNA window from Rhipicephalus sanguineus isolate Rsan-2018 chromosome 8, BIME_Rsan_1.4, whole genome shotgun sequence contains the following coding sequences:
- the LOC125759489 gene encoding uncharacterized protein LOC125759489, translated as MQFTNPFLFIVQVSLGLLLITTGTSLTPDAPTQWPRHRCSASGNLIPHLPTLDQRFKGVVHISGTLPEPGCASPTTSRFDPINQGADGTFGSGHGSCIKTQFTNPFLFIVQVRKDYGKSFRSNNTCLLLLPCPRPLVDVLLFIRFSLRFLLLLGGDVESNPGPGDSVLADQLKAIADYIREIKAEKSITNHKLSAIDRKLGKLTGLEKQVSACTKRVVELEKNLAAMTKKIDELENRSRRSNIIVYGIQEEPNETTETLLRTTKERVLEGLLGLDITGIERIHGLGKLVKENPTKSRPVILKLLDYRDKVSILKECFKLKGSGFSISEDYSHAVRDVRKKLWNRTKENRDRKEKVMLTYDKVRINGRLFAWDEERNDIVEMKTKNATPLAEPRVTRSKK; from the coding sequence ATGCAGTTCACCAACCCTTTCTTGTTCATCGTCCAGGTATCGCTTGGGCTGCTGCTGATTACGACGGGAACATCGCTAACCCCTGATGCGCCGACGCAATGGCCCCGACATCGCTGCAGTGCTAGCGGAAATCTGATACCACATCTGCCGACACTTGACCAGCGGTTCAAGGGCGTTGTCCACATCTCCGGCACTCTACCGGAGCCAGGATGCGCATCGCCAACAACATCGAGATTCGACCCTATAAATCAAGGCGCCGACGGAACATTCGGCAGTGGGCACGGCAGCTGCATCAAGACGCAGTTCACCAACCCTTTCTTGTTCATCGTCCAGGTGAGGAAAGACTACGGCAAATCATTCCGTAGTAACAATACCTGCCTGCTATTGCTGCCGTGCCCACGGCCCCTTGTAGATGTGCTCTTATTCATTCGTTTCTCGTTAAGATTTCTTCTGTTACTGGGGGGCGATGTTGAATCAAACCCCGGCCCCGGAGACTCCGTACTTGCCGATCAACTAAAGGCTATAGCGGACTATATCCGAGAAATCAAAGCAGAAAAATCTATCACAAATCATAAATTAAGTGCAATTGACAGGAAACTTGGGAAACTAACAGGTCTTGAAAAACAAGTCTCCGCTTGCACAAAAAGAGTAGTTGAGCTCGAGAAAAACCTGGCagccatgacaaaaaaaattgacgaacTGGAAAATAGAAGTCGTCGTTCTAACATCATTGTGTACGGAATCCAAGAAGAACCGAATGAAACAACTGAAACGTTGCTTCGAACTACCAAAGAACGCGTCCTCGAAGGCTTGCTGGGCCTTGACATTACAGGAATTGAGAGGATTCACGGACTTGGAAAACTAGTCAAAGAGAATCCCACAAAAAGCAGACCCGTAATCCTAAAACTTCTTGATTACCGGGATAAGGTCAGCATCCTGAAAGAATGCTTCAAATTAAAAGGTTCTGGCTTTTCTATCAGCGAAGATTATTCCCATGCTGTACGTGACGTCAGGAAAAAGCTCTGGAATCGAACAAAAGAAAATCGCGATCGTAAAGAGAAAGTAATGCTAACATACGATAAGGTGCGTATAAATGGGCGACTGTTTGCCTGGGACGAAGAGCGAAATGATATtgttgaaatgaaaacaaaaaatgcaaCACCTTTAGCCGAACCCCGAGTCACCagaagcaaaaaataa